One genomic window of Pecten maximus chromosome 3, xPecMax1.1, whole genome shotgun sequence includes the following:
- the LOC117324507 gene encoding N-terminal kinase-like protein isoform X1, which translates to MWSFFSRDPTKDFHYEILEIVPGLEEKSIWTLHNGKKKSTNEPVSIFAFDVKGSSESQVQLAKGALKRIKTLRHPNILTFLDGIETEKVIYFATEPVVPLETYLKDNESLGDQNSLAISWGLHQIVKGLSFLVNDCNLIHNNVCMASVFVDPAGEWKLAGVDYMYPAQGQDSVPPVKILPVLEKYDPPEKSDLRRGIHGEKWSSDMWGLGCLIWEVFSGPLPKNTSLKSLGKIPKSLVPNYCELVGANPRSRPNPAKFIEDCRRTNGFLNNAFVDTMMFLGEIQIKDQAEKSTFFSGLTSSLDLFPEVFCKHKILPQLLYAFEYGNAGSAVLAPLFKLGKKLDTDEYQKKIVPCVVKLFSSPDRATRVKLLQQIDSFIDYLQSNVVNDQIFPQISTGFMDTVPAVRESTIKAMLYMAPKLNYKNLNEELMKHFARLQAKDEQGGIRTNTTVCLGKIAGCISPQVRQKIIVSAFLRALKDPFPPARQAGILALAATQNYYQLKEVANRILPTLCSMTMDPEKGVRDQAFKAVKGFIEKLEKVSEDPELAIEMEKDVMAGGSAMGSSSTWTGWAVTGMSSLTSKIYKKAKPGTGAPKQSMSGSTPKPTNSRPPQTTQSSPKEEDEPEPSQEEEEGWDEEGWGDIQESPASSPTSKTEPSAGEGWDDDDDDNWGSLEDTGPSKHSKLSVNSGGGMKLEKKSKSDDLGGGWGQEENEDFLSIEDSGLQPASAYNWGGADQPTETDFFSSAMGLPKKKSQPHQSTKPSNSKDTHSRETRERSTPSEPKPKSKSKSPSPQSGWGDETGWDDGDAWGTVGSTSGTTTTRASSQPREVAQGPADTQGSGWGESAGGWDEDSWDTGSSKSDIARKKKEEREQKRLQRQKELQEKREAKKGSGALKLGAKKMAMD; encoded by the exons ATGTGGTCATTCTTTTCAAGAGATCCTACAAAGGATTTTCATTATGAAATCCTCGAAATTGTCCCAGGTTTGGAAGAAAAGTCGATTTGGACACTTCACAACGGAAAGAAAAAG AGCACAAATGAACCAGTCTCCATATTTGCCTTTGATGTAAAAGGCAGCAGTGAATCTCAG GTGCAACTTGCAAAAGGAGCTTTGAAGAGAATCAAAACTCTACGCCACCCAAACATACTCACGTTCCTTGATGGCATTGAA ACAGAGAAGGTTATTTATTTTGCAACAGAACCAGTTGTTCCTCTGGAAACATACCTGAAGGACAATGAAAGCCTTGGTGACCAGAACTCCCTGGCCATCTCATGGGGACTACATCAGATTGTA AAAGGGTTATCTTTCCTGGTGAACGATTGTAACCTGATACACAACAATGTCTGCATGGCCTCCGTGTTTGTGGACCCTGCGGGGGAGTGGAAGTTAGCAGGTGTAGACTACATGTATCCAGCTCAGGGGCAGGACTCCGTACCGCCAGTCAAAATACTACCAGTGCTGGAGAAGTATGATCCACCAGAGAAGTCGGACCTACGCAGGGGAATACATGGGGAGAAATG GTCATCAGATATGTGGGGCTTAGGTTGTTTGATCTGGGAGGTGTTCAGTGGTCCACTACCTAAGAATACATCTCTGAAGTCCTTAGGGAAG ATCCCGAAATCCCTTGTGCCAAACTACTGTGAGTTAGTAGGAGCTAATCCAAGGTCACGACCAAATCCAGCCAAGTTTATAGAGGACTGTCGGAGAACCAACGGTTTCCTCAATAACGCTTTCGTAGATACAATGATGTTCCTCGGTGAAATACAG ATTAAAGACCAGGCAGAGAAATCCACATTTTTCAGTGGATTGACATCATCACTGGACCTGTTCCCAGAAGTGTTTTGTAAACACAAAATTCTTCCTCAGTTACTGTATGCGTTTGAGTATGGTAATGCAGGATCAGCCGTGTTAGCACCCCTCTTTAAG ctTGGTAAAAAGTTAGATACTGATGAATACCAGAAAAAGATAGTGCCGTGTGTTGTGAAACTCTTCTCCTCTCCAGACAGAGCAACACGAGTAAAACTTTTACAACAG ATTGACTCGTTCATTGACTATCTCCAGTCAAATGTTGTCAATGACCAGATATTTCCCCAGATCTCTACTGGATTCATGGACACGGTCCCAGCAGTGAGGGAGAGTACCATCAAG GCAATGTTATATATGGCTCCAAAATTAAACTACAAAAATTTAAATGAAGAGCTTATGAAACACTTTGCACGTCTTCAAGCTAAAGATGAACAG GGAGGCATTCGGACCAACACAACTGTATGTCTAGGCAAGATTGCTGGCTGTATCAGTCCACAG GTGAGACAGAAGATCATCGTATCAGCATTCCTGCGTGCACTAAAAGATCCATTCCCTCCAGCCCGGCAGGCTGGAATTCTCGCCTTGGCAGCTACACAGAACTACTACCAACTGAAGGAGGTGGCTAATAGAATATTACCTACCTTGTGTAGTATGACAATGGATCCGGAGAAAGGTGTCCGTGACCAG GCATTTAAAGCAGTGAAGGGATTTATTGAAAAGCTTGAAAAAGTCTCTGAAGACCCTGAGCTGGCAATTGAAATGG AGAAAGATGTGATGGCTGGAGGTTCTGCCATGGGGTCTTCCAGTACCTGGACAGGATGGGCTGTGACAGGAATGTCCTCCTTAACCTCAAAAATATACAAGAAGGCCAAGCCTGGTACAGGAg CTCCAAAACAATCCATGTCTGGTTCTACCCCAAAACCAACAAACTCCAGGCCACCTCAGACCACACAGTCTAGTCCCAAAGAGGAGGATGAACCTGAACCTTCCCAGGAGGAGGAGGAAGGCTGGGACGAGGAGGGCTGGGGAGATATACAG GAAAGTCCTGCATCATCACCCACATCAAAGACTGAACCGAGTGCCGGGGAGGGCtgggatgatgatgatgatgataactGGGGCAGTTTGGAGGACACTGGACCTTCAAAACAT TCTAAACTGTCAGTAAACTCTGGTGGAGGGATGAAgcttgagaagaagtcgaagTCTGACGACTTGGGAGGAGGATGGGGCCAGGAGGAGAATGAGGACTtcctgtctatagaggacagtGGTCTACAGCCCGCTAGTGCTTACAACTGGGGAGGAGCAGATCAGCCGACTGAGACTGACTTCTTTTCTTCAGCAATGGGCTTACCTAAG AAGAAATCCCAGCCACATCAGTCAACCAAACCTTCAAATTCAAAAGATACACATTCAAGGGAAACAAGAGAGAGGTCTACACCGAGTGAACCAAAACCAAAGTCCAAATCTAAGTCTCCCTCTCCACAGTCTGGATGGGGCGACGAAACAGGATGGGATGATGGGGATGCCTGGGGTACTGTCGGGTCTACAAGTGGTACCACCACCACACGGGCTTCAAGTCAGCCGAGAGAGGTGGCACAGGGCCCAGCAGATACACAAGGGTCAGGCTGGGGAGAGAGTGCAGGGGGCTGGGACGAAGACTCGTGGGATACAG GGTCTAGTAAAAGTGACATTGCCAGAAAGAAAAAGGAAGAACGAGAACAGAAGAGGTTACAACGACAAAAGGAACTACAAGAGA
- the LOC117324507 gene encoding N-terminal kinase-like protein isoform X2, producing the protein MWSFFSRDPTKDFHYEILEIVPGLEEKSIWTLHNGKKKSTNEPVSIFAFDVKGSSESQVQLAKGALKRIKTLRHPNILTFLDGIETEKVIYFATEPVVPLETYLKDNESLGDQNSLAISWGLHQIVKGLSFLVNDCNLIHNNVCMASVFVDPAGEWKLAGVDYMYPAQGQDSVPPVKILPVLEKYDPPEKSDLRRGIHGEKWSSDMWGLGCLIWEVFSGPLPKNTSLKSLGKIPKSLVPNYCELVGANPRSRPNPAKFIEDCRRTNGFLNNAFVDTMMFLGEIQIKDQAEKSTFFSGLTSSLDLFPEVFCKHKILPQLLYAFEYGNAGSAVLAPLFKLGKKLDTDEYQKKIVPCVVKLFSSPDRATRVKLLQQIDSFIDYLQSNVVNDQIFPQISTGFMDTVPAVRESTIKAMLYMAPKLNYKNLNEELMKHFARLQAKDEQGGIRTNTTVCLGKIAGCISPQVRQKIIVSAFLRALKDPFPPARQAGILALAATQNYYQLKEVANRILPTLCSMTMDPEKGVRDQAFKAVKGFIEKLEKVSEDPELAIEMEKDVMAGGSAMGSSSTWTGWAVTGMSSLTSKIYKKAKPGTGAPKQSMSGSTPKPTNSRPPQTTQSSPKEEDEPEPSQEEEEGWDEEGWGDIQESPASSPTSKTEPSAGEGWDDDDDDNWGSLEDTGPSKHSKLSVNSGGGMKLEKKSKSDDLGGGWGQEENEDFLSIEDSGLQPASAYNWGGADQPTETDFFSSAMGLPKKSQPHQSTKPSNSKDTHSRETRERSTPSEPKPKSKSKSPSPQSGWGDETGWDDGDAWGTVGSTSGTTTTRASSQPREVAQGPADTQGSGWGESAGGWDEDSWDTGSSKSDIARKKKEEREQKRLQRQKELQEKREAKKGSGALKLGAKKMAMD; encoded by the exons ATGTGGTCATTCTTTTCAAGAGATCCTACAAAGGATTTTCATTATGAAATCCTCGAAATTGTCCCAGGTTTGGAAGAAAAGTCGATTTGGACACTTCACAACGGAAAGAAAAAG AGCACAAATGAACCAGTCTCCATATTTGCCTTTGATGTAAAAGGCAGCAGTGAATCTCAG GTGCAACTTGCAAAAGGAGCTTTGAAGAGAATCAAAACTCTACGCCACCCAAACATACTCACGTTCCTTGATGGCATTGAA ACAGAGAAGGTTATTTATTTTGCAACAGAACCAGTTGTTCCTCTGGAAACATACCTGAAGGACAATGAAAGCCTTGGTGACCAGAACTCCCTGGCCATCTCATGGGGACTACATCAGATTGTA AAAGGGTTATCTTTCCTGGTGAACGATTGTAACCTGATACACAACAATGTCTGCATGGCCTCCGTGTTTGTGGACCCTGCGGGGGAGTGGAAGTTAGCAGGTGTAGACTACATGTATCCAGCTCAGGGGCAGGACTCCGTACCGCCAGTCAAAATACTACCAGTGCTGGAGAAGTATGATCCACCAGAGAAGTCGGACCTACGCAGGGGAATACATGGGGAGAAATG GTCATCAGATATGTGGGGCTTAGGTTGTTTGATCTGGGAGGTGTTCAGTGGTCCACTACCTAAGAATACATCTCTGAAGTCCTTAGGGAAG ATCCCGAAATCCCTTGTGCCAAACTACTGTGAGTTAGTAGGAGCTAATCCAAGGTCACGACCAAATCCAGCCAAGTTTATAGAGGACTGTCGGAGAACCAACGGTTTCCTCAATAACGCTTTCGTAGATACAATGATGTTCCTCGGTGAAATACAG ATTAAAGACCAGGCAGAGAAATCCACATTTTTCAGTGGATTGACATCATCACTGGACCTGTTCCCAGAAGTGTTTTGTAAACACAAAATTCTTCCTCAGTTACTGTATGCGTTTGAGTATGGTAATGCAGGATCAGCCGTGTTAGCACCCCTCTTTAAG ctTGGTAAAAAGTTAGATACTGATGAATACCAGAAAAAGATAGTGCCGTGTGTTGTGAAACTCTTCTCCTCTCCAGACAGAGCAACACGAGTAAAACTTTTACAACAG ATTGACTCGTTCATTGACTATCTCCAGTCAAATGTTGTCAATGACCAGATATTTCCCCAGATCTCTACTGGATTCATGGACACGGTCCCAGCAGTGAGGGAGAGTACCATCAAG GCAATGTTATATATGGCTCCAAAATTAAACTACAAAAATTTAAATGAAGAGCTTATGAAACACTTTGCACGTCTTCAAGCTAAAGATGAACAG GGAGGCATTCGGACCAACACAACTGTATGTCTAGGCAAGATTGCTGGCTGTATCAGTCCACAG GTGAGACAGAAGATCATCGTATCAGCATTCCTGCGTGCACTAAAAGATCCATTCCCTCCAGCCCGGCAGGCTGGAATTCTCGCCTTGGCAGCTACACAGAACTACTACCAACTGAAGGAGGTGGCTAATAGAATATTACCTACCTTGTGTAGTATGACAATGGATCCGGAGAAAGGTGTCCGTGACCAG GCATTTAAAGCAGTGAAGGGATTTATTGAAAAGCTTGAAAAAGTCTCTGAAGACCCTGAGCTGGCAATTGAAATGG AGAAAGATGTGATGGCTGGAGGTTCTGCCATGGGGTCTTCCAGTACCTGGACAGGATGGGCTGTGACAGGAATGTCCTCCTTAACCTCAAAAATATACAAGAAGGCCAAGCCTGGTACAGGAg CTCCAAAACAATCCATGTCTGGTTCTACCCCAAAACCAACAAACTCCAGGCCACCTCAGACCACACAGTCTAGTCCCAAAGAGGAGGATGAACCTGAACCTTCCCAGGAGGAGGAGGAAGGCTGGGACGAGGAGGGCTGGGGAGATATACAG GAAAGTCCTGCATCATCACCCACATCAAAGACTGAACCGAGTGCCGGGGAGGGCtgggatgatgatgatgatgataactGGGGCAGTTTGGAGGACACTGGACCTTCAAAACAT TCTAAACTGTCAGTAAACTCTGGTGGAGGGATGAAgcttgagaagaagtcgaagTCTGACGACTTGGGAGGAGGATGGGGCCAGGAGGAGAATGAGGACTtcctgtctatagaggacagtGGTCTACAGCCCGCTAGTGCTTACAACTGGGGAGGAGCAGATCAGCCGACTGAGACTGACTTCTTTTCTTCAGCAATGGGCTTACCTAAG AAATCCCAGCCACATCAGTCAACCAAACCTTCAAATTCAAAAGATACACATTCAAGGGAAACAAGAGAGAGGTCTACACCGAGTGAACCAAAACCAAAGTCCAAATCTAAGTCTCCCTCTCCACAGTCTGGATGGGGCGACGAAACAGGATGGGATGATGGGGATGCCTGGGGTACTGTCGGGTCTACAAGTGGTACCACCACCACACGGGCTTCAAGTCAGCCGAGAGAGGTGGCACAGGGCCCAGCAGATACACAAGGGTCAGGCTGGGGAGAGAGTGCAGGGGGCTGGGACGAAGACTCGTGGGATACAG GGTCTAGTAAAAGTGACATTGCCAGAAAGAAAAAGGAAGAACGAGAACAGAAGAGGTTACAACGACAAAAGGAACTACAAGAGA